Proteins encoded in a region of the Methylobacterium radiotolerans JCM 2831 genome:
- a CDS encoding phosphoglycerate kinase encodes MSAFRTLDDAGSLKGKRVLMRVDLNVPMESGRVTDATRIERVAPTIREVAEQGAKVILLAHFGRPKGKREPKDSLEPVVPALGAALGRDVAFAADCVGDAAAQAVAALKDGDVLLLENTRYHAGEEKNDAAFADALAANGDVYVNEAFSAAHRAHASTEGLAHRLPAYAGREMQAELDALTKGLESPQRPVIALVGGAKVSSKIDLLENLVAKVDMLVIGGGMANTFLHAQGKAVGKSLCEKDLAETATRILAAAEKAGCRIILPVDAVAASEFKARAPHETVPVDAVPDASMILDAGPRSVAEINAAIDGAKTLVWNGPLGAFELAPFDAATVATAKHAAARTKDGQLVSVAGGGDTVAALNHAGVGQDFTYVSTAGGAFLEWLEGKALPGVEALRAKG; translated from the coding sequence ATGAGCGCCTTCCGCACCCTCGACGATGCCGGCTCCCTCAAGGGCAAGCGGGTCCTCATGCGCGTCGACCTGAACGTGCCCATGGAGAGCGGGCGCGTCACCGACGCGACCCGCATCGAGCGCGTCGCACCGACGATCCGCGAGGTTGCCGAGCAGGGCGCCAAGGTGATCCTGCTCGCCCATTTCGGTCGACCGAAGGGCAAGCGCGAGCCGAAGGATTCGCTCGAGCCGGTGGTTCCCGCCCTCGGCGCGGCCCTCGGACGCGATGTCGCCTTCGCGGCTGACTGCGTCGGCGACGCCGCCGCGCAGGCGGTGGCGGCCCTCAAGGACGGCGACGTCCTCCTCCTCGAGAACACCCGCTACCACGCGGGTGAAGAGAAGAACGACGCGGCCTTCGCGGACGCCCTGGCGGCGAACGGCGACGTCTACGTCAACGAGGCCTTCTCGGCGGCCCACCGCGCGCACGCCTCCACCGAGGGTCTGGCGCACCGGTTGCCGGCCTATGCCGGCCGCGAGATGCAGGCCGAGCTCGATGCGCTGACCAAGGGCCTGGAATCGCCCCAGCGCCCGGTGATCGCGCTGGTCGGAGGGGCCAAGGTCTCGTCCAAGATCGATCTCCTGGAGAACCTCGTCGCCAAGGTCGACATGCTGGTGATCGGCGGCGGCATGGCCAACACCTTCCTGCACGCGCAGGGGAAGGCGGTGGGCAAGTCCCTCTGCGAGAAGGATCTCGCCGAGACCGCCACGCGGATCCTGGCGGCGGCCGAGAAGGCCGGCTGCCGGATCATCCTGCCGGTCGACGCGGTCGCCGCGAGCGAGTTCAAGGCGCGGGCCCCCCACGAGACTGTGCCGGTGGACGCCGTGCCGGACGCCAGCATGATCCTCGATGCCGGTCCGCGCTCGGTCGCCGAGATCAACGCCGCCATCGACGGGGCCAAGACCCTGGTGTGGAACGGCCCGCTGGGCGCCTTCGAGCTCGCCCCGTTCGATGCCGCGACCGTGGCCACCGCCAAGCACGCGGCCGCGCGGACGAAGGATGGCCAGCTCGTCTCGGTCGCGGGCGGCGGCGACACGGTGGCCGCGCTCAACCATGCCGGCGTGGGGCAGGACTTCACCTACGTCTCGACCGCCGGCGGCGCCTTCCTCGAGTGGCTGGAAGGCAAGGCCCTCCCGGGCGTCGAGGCGCTGCGGGCGAAAGGCTGA
- a CDS encoding winged helix-turn-helix transcriptional regulator, whose protein sequence is MGPGYAKETALPPARAELAAKYAVWQAGTLDPAACPVRDVLDRVGDKWSMLLLIALADGPLRFSALLRTLPDISKRMLTQTLRDLERDGFVARTVFPTKPPSVEYRLTDLGVALLEPLARLVRWAEESHGAIQAARTRFDAAPS, encoded by the coding sequence TTGGGACCAGGTTACGCGAAGGAGACCGCGCTGCCGCCCGCCCGCGCCGAGCTGGCGGCCAAGTACGCGGTGTGGCAGGCCGGCACCCTCGATCCGGCGGCGTGCCCGGTCCGGGACGTGCTGGATCGGGTGGGCGACAAGTGGTCGATGCTACTCCTGATCGCCCTGGCCGACGGGCCGCTCCGGTTCAGCGCCCTGCTCCGCACGCTGCCCGACATCTCCAAGCGGATGCTGACGCAGACGCTCCGGGATCTCGAGCGAGACGGATTCGTGGCACGGACGGTGTTCCCGACGAAGCCGCCCAGCGTCGAGTACCGGCTCACGGACCTCGGGGTCGCCCTGCTCGAGCCGCTGGCGCGCCTCGTCCGATGGGCCGAGGAGAGCCACGGCGCGATCCAGGCGGCGCGGACCCGGTTCGACGCCGCGCCTTCCTAG
- a CDS encoding DUF4164 family protein, which produces MADETETISIDDALSRLEAAITRLDAVVQHRLETDAQPDDRDAELALMDEDRARLAAALDAASARLAAVSATTGEVGHRLDRAIETVQDVLGRA; this is translated from the coding sequence ATGGCCGACGAGACCGAGACCATTTCCATCGACGACGCGCTCAGCCGGCTCGAAGCGGCGATCACCCGCCTCGACGCCGTCGTCCAGCACCGCCTCGAGACCGACGCGCAGCCCGACGACCGGGACGCGGAGCTCGCCCTGATGGACGAGGATCGAGCCCGGCTGGCCGCCGCCCTCGACGCGGCGAGCGCCCGCCTCGCCGCGGTCTCGGCGACGACCGGGGAGGTCGGGCACCGGCTCGACCGGGCCATCGAGACCGTTCAGGATGTGCTCGGACGCGCCTGA
- the gap gene encoding type I glyceraldehyde-3-phosphate dehydrogenase, giving the protein MTKVAINGFGRIGRNVLRAIAEAGRSDIEVVAINDLGPVETNAHLLRYDSVHGRFPGEVAVDGEFLVVNGKRIKVTAVRNPAELPHRDLGVDIALECTGIFTSKDKAKAHLDAGAKRVLVSAPADGADLTVVYGVNHDKLTGEHHVVSNASCTTNCLAPVAKVLDEAVGIERGFMTTIHSYTNDQPSLDQMHKDLYRARAAALSMIPTSTGAAKAVGLVLPELKGKLDGTAIRVPTPNVSAVDLVFTAKRATTVQEINDAIKAAASGPLKGVLGVTDRPNVSIDFNHDPHSSTFHLDQTKVMDGVLVRILTWYDNEWGFSNRMADTAVAMAKLI; this is encoded by the coding sequence GTGACGAAGGTTGCCATCAACGGGTTCGGACGCATCGGCCGCAACGTCCTGCGGGCGATCGCGGAAGCCGGCCGCAGCGACATCGAGGTCGTGGCGATCAACGATCTCGGCCCGGTGGAGACCAACGCCCACCTGCTCCGCTACGATTCCGTGCACGGCCGCTTCCCTGGCGAGGTCGCGGTCGACGGCGAGTTCCTGGTGGTGAACGGCAAGCGCATCAAGGTCACGGCCGTGCGCAACCCGGCCGAGCTGCCGCACCGCGACCTCGGCGTCGACATCGCGCTCGAGTGCACCGGCATCTTCACGTCGAAGGACAAGGCGAAGGCCCATCTCGACGCCGGCGCCAAGCGCGTCCTCGTCTCGGCCCCGGCCGACGGCGCCGACCTGACGGTGGTCTACGGCGTGAATCACGACAAGCTCACGGGCGAGCACCACGTCGTGTCGAACGCCTCCTGCACCACGAACTGCCTCGCCCCGGTGGCGAAGGTGCTGGACGAGGCCGTCGGCATCGAGCGCGGCTTCATGACCACGATCCATTCCTACACCAACGACCAGCCGTCGCTGGACCAGATGCACAAGGATCTTTACCGGGCCCGCGCCGCGGCGCTCTCGATGATCCCGACCTCGACCGGCGCCGCGAAGGCCGTCGGCCTCGTGCTTCCGGAGCTCAAGGGCAAGCTCGACGGCACCGCGATCCGCGTGCCGACCCCGAACGTCTCGGCGGTGGATCTCGTCTTCACGGCCAAGCGCGCGACCACGGTCCAGGAGATCAACGACGCGATCAAGGCCGCCGCTTCCGGTCCGCTGAAGGGTGTCCTCGGCGTCACCGACCGGCCGAACGTCTCGATCGACTTCAACCACGACCCGCATTCGTCGACCTTCCACCTCGACCAGACCAAGGTCATGGACGGCGTTCTGGTGCGCATCCTGACCTGGTACGACAACGAGTGGGGCTTCTCGAACCGCATGGCCGACACGGCCGTCGCGATGGCCAAGCTCATCTGA
- a CDS encoding thiamine phosphate synthase has product MSNSARLALLGPHGLEAEGIAAFVTALKVACEAGDVAAVILRLAATDERGLTARVKSVAPLVQERGAALVVACPGFAGDLAAVAIRGGADGIHVDKPRDLKDLRGRLREGRILGAGGLETKHGAMEAGEAGIDYLMFGGLYPDGVAPEAETVRARAAWWAEIFETPCIAVAAAADEIAPLAATGAEFVGLESGLWLPDPGAVERAQRAVRESEA; this is encoded by the coding sequence ATGAGCAATAGCGCCCGTCTCGCCCTGCTCGGACCGCACGGTCTCGAAGCGGAAGGCATCGCCGCTTTCGTGACGGCCCTGAAGGTTGCGTGCGAAGCCGGCGATGTCGCCGCCGTGATTCTGCGGCTGGCTGCCACCGACGAGCGCGGGCTGACGGCCCGCGTCAAATCGGTCGCTCCGCTCGTGCAGGAGCGCGGCGCGGCCCTGGTCGTTGCCTGTCCGGGTTTCGCCGGCGATCTCGCCGCGGTGGCGATCCGGGGCGGCGCCGACGGCATCCACGTCGACAAGCCGCGCGACCTGAAGGACCTGCGCGGCCGGCTCCGGGAGGGGCGAATCCTCGGCGCCGGCGGCCTCGAGACCAAGCACGGCGCGATGGAGGCCGGCGAGGCCGGGATCGACTACCTGATGTTCGGTGGTCTGTACCCGGACGGCGTCGCGCCCGAGGCGGAGACCGTGCGGGCCCGCGCCGCGTGGTGGGCCGAGATCTTCGAGACACCGTGCATCGCGGTGGCGGCTGCCGCCGATGAGATCGCGCCTCTCGCCGCGACGGGTGCCGAGTTCGTCGGCCTGGAGAGCGGCCTCTGGCTGCCGGATCCGGGCGCGGTCGAGCGGGCCCAGCGCGCCGTCCGGGAGTCCGAGGCGTGA
- a CDS encoding cell division protein ZapA, translated as MPQINVTIDGRSYRMACGEGEEAHLTGLAATLDGRIAEMRKSFGEIGDMRLQVMAALTIADELAELRSRIATLEGNVAELRAAAETAERGRTEDAERAAFGIGRAAEHIGRLADALGASAPRA; from the coding sequence TTGCCGCAGATCAACGTGACCATCGACGGCCGTAGCTACCGCATGGCCTGCGGCGAGGGCGAGGAGGCGCATCTGACGGGCCTCGCCGCCACCCTGGACGGGCGCATCGCCGAGATGCGCAAGAGCTTCGGCGAGATCGGCGACATGCGCCTGCAGGTCATGGCGGCGCTGACCATCGCCGACGAGCTCGCGGAGCTGCGGTCGCGGATCGCGACGCTGGAAGGCAACGTCGCGGAACTGCGCGCCGCCGCCGAGACCGCGGAGCGGGGGCGGACGGAAGATGCCGAGCGCGCGGCGTTCGGGATCGGTCGGGCGGCCGAGCATATCGGGCGGCTCGCCGACGCCCTCGGCGCGTCGGCGCCGCGGGCCTGA
- a CDS encoding tetratricopeptide repeat protein → MRGRDVRRLAAFAGAALLALPAWAASGPADPARTAAPGAIGPAAQTGKTPMPELPSPYTPNYSRGAVPPAGGQPPDFAYGAYQKGQYVTAFREATKRIEANPKDAAAMTLLGELYNQGLGVKQDPVKAADWYRLAAAQNDASAMASLGLMALDGRGMPKDPKAGRRWLEQATAHGSPTAAYNLGLILIGTGATADEAAAAAQFRKASDAEIGPAQHDLGVLYLQGRGVPKDPSKAAELFRRGADNGDLASEVEYAILLFNGTGVTKDERAAARYFLHAASRGNAIAQNRVARLYAVGRGVAKNSVEAAAWNLAAAGQGLSDAWLDQTLSGLSADERTRAERLANERIEQR, encoded by the coding sequence GTGAGAGGCCGCGACGTCCGTCGTCTGGCGGCCTTCGCCGGCGCGGCGCTGCTGGCGCTGCCGGCCTGGGCGGCCTCGGGACCGGCCGATCCGGCCCGGACCGCGGCGCCCGGCGCGATCGGCCCCGCGGCGCAGACCGGCAAGACGCCGATGCCGGAACTGCCGAGCCCCTACACGCCGAACTACTCGCGCGGCGCCGTGCCGCCGGCGGGCGGCCAGCCACCGGACTTTGCCTACGGCGCCTATCAGAAGGGCCAGTACGTCACCGCCTTCCGCGAGGCGACGAAGCGCATCGAGGCGAATCCGAAGGATGCCGCCGCCATGACGCTGCTCGGCGAGCTGTACAATCAGGGCCTCGGAGTGAAGCAGGATCCGGTCAAGGCGGCCGACTGGTATCGCTTGGCGGCCGCGCAGAACGACGCGTCCGCCATGGCCTCCCTGGGGCTGATGGCCCTCGACGGTCGCGGCATGCCGAAGGACCCGAAGGCCGGGCGGCGCTGGCTCGAGCAGGCCACGGCCCACGGCTCACCGACCGCGGCCTACAATCTCGGCCTGATCCTGATCGGCACCGGCGCCACGGCCGACGAGGCGGCGGCCGCCGCGCAGTTCCGCAAGGCGTCAGACGCCGAGATCGGCCCGGCCCAGCACGACCTGGGCGTGCTCTACCTGCAGGGGCGCGGCGTGCCGAAGGATCCGTCGAAGGCCGCGGAGCTGTTCCGGCGCGGCGCCGACAACGGCGATCTCGCCAGCGAGGTCGAGTACGCGATCCTTCTCTTCAACGGCACCGGCGTCACCAAGGACGAGCGTGCGGCCGCCCGGTACTTCCTGCACGCGGCCTCGCGCGGCAACGCCATCGCGCAAAACCGCGTCGCGCGGCTGTACGCGGTGGGCCGCGGCGTTGCCAAGAATTCCGTGGAGGCGGCCGCCTGGAACCTGGCGGCCGCCGGACAGGGCCTGTCCGACGCGTGGCTCGATCAGACCCTCTCCGGTCTCTCGGCCGACGAGCGCACCCGGGCGGAGCGTCTCGCCAACGAGCGGATCGAGCAGCGCTGA
- the fba gene encoding class II fructose-bisphosphate aldolase (catalyzes the reversible aldol condensation of dihydroxyacetonephosphate and glyceraldehyde 3-phosphate in the Calvin cycle, glycolysis, and/or gluconeogenesis) yields MARITLRQLLDHAAEYEYGVPAFNLNNMEQGLAIMAAADATDSPVILQASRGARAYANDVVLAKLIDGLVEIYPHIPVCMHLDHGNNEATCATAIQYGFTSVMMDGSLKADGKTPADYTYNVEITRNVTKMAHWAGVSVEGELGVLGSLESGQGEAEDGHGAEGTLSHDQLLTDPDEAVKFVEATKVDALAVAMGTSHGAYKFTRKPDGEVLAMNVIEEIHRRLPTTHLVMHGSSSVPQDLQDIINQYGGQMKPTWGVPVEEIQRGIKHGVRKINIDTDNRMAMTGQIRKVLTENPSEFDPRKYLKPAMEAMTKLCKQRFEEFNTAGKGSKIRPISVAEMAKRYASGALDPKIGPQ; encoded by the coding sequence ATGGCACGCATCACCCTCCGGCAGCTCCTCGATCACGCCGCTGAGTACGAGTACGGCGTGCCCGCCTTCAACCTGAACAACATGGAGCAGGGGCTCGCTATCATGGCGGCCGCCGACGCCACCGACTCACCGGTGATCCTCCAGGCGAGCCGCGGCGCCCGGGCCTACGCCAACGACGTCGTGCTGGCCAAGCTGATCGACGGCCTCGTCGAGATCTACCCGCACATTCCGGTCTGCATGCATCTCGACCACGGCAACAACGAAGCCACCTGCGCCACCGCCATCCAGTACGGCTTCACCTCCGTGATGATGGACGGCTCGCTGAAGGCCGACGGCAAGACCCCGGCCGACTACACCTACAACGTCGAGATCACCCGCAACGTCACCAAGATGGCCCACTGGGCCGGTGTCTCGGTCGAGGGCGAGCTGGGCGTGCTCGGCTCGTTGGAGAGCGGCCAGGGCGAGGCCGAGGACGGCCACGGCGCCGAGGGCACCCTCAGCCACGACCAGCTCCTGACCGACCCGGACGAAGCGGTGAAGTTCGTCGAGGCCACGAAGGTGGACGCGCTGGCCGTCGCCATGGGCACGAGCCACGGCGCCTACAAGTTCACCCGCAAGCCCGACGGCGAGGTGCTGGCGATGAACGTGATCGAGGAGATCCACCGCCGCCTGCCGACGACCCACCTCGTCATGCACGGCTCGTCGTCGGTGCCGCAGGACCTGCAGGACATCATCAACCAGTACGGCGGCCAGATGAAGCCGACCTGGGGCGTCCCGGTCGAGGAGATCCAGCGCGGCATCAAGCACGGCGTGCGCAAGATCAACATCGACACCGACAATCGCATGGCGATGACCGGCCAGATCCGGAAGGTGCTCACCGAGAACCCGTCCGAGTTCGACCCGCGCAAGTACCTCAAGCCCGCCATGGAGGCGATGACGAAGCTCTGCAAGCAGCGCTTCGAGGAGTTCAACACCGCCGGCAAGGGCTCGAAGATCCGCCCGATCTCCGTCGCCGAGATGGCCAAGCGCTACGCCAGCGGCGCCCTCGACCCGAAGATCGGGCCGCAGTAG
- a CDS encoding GntR family transcriptional regulator: protein MHGDFRKIDSGLLSDRIRDALTDAIASGTIAAGTALDEQNLADRYGASRTPVREALRQLAASGLVEIRPRRGVVVARLTPQRIADMFETTAEIEAMCARLATYRMTPLERGELMELHEESAQAVEAGDVDAYDRFNRAFHEALYTATHNGFMAEQALAIRERLAAFRRTQLRHADRIRRSREEHGEILAAIAEGDGETAARRMRAHMLRAAAALGRYIAETE, encoded by the coding sequence ATGCACGGAGACTTCCGGAAGATCGACAGCGGGCTGCTCTCGGACCGGATCCGCGACGCCCTCACCGACGCCATCGCGTCGGGGACGATCGCGGCCGGCACGGCCCTCGACGAGCAGAACCTGGCCGATCGCTACGGCGCGTCGCGCACGCCCGTCCGGGAGGCGTTACGCCAGCTCGCCGCCTCCGGGCTCGTGGAGATCCGGCCCCGCCGGGGCGTGGTGGTGGCGCGCCTGACGCCGCAGCGGATCGCCGACATGTTCGAGACGACCGCCGAGATCGAGGCGATGTGCGCTCGACTCGCGACCTACCGGATGACGCCCCTCGAGCGCGGGGAGCTGATGGAGCTCCACGAGGAGTCCGCCCAGGCGGTCGAGGCGGGCGACGTCGACGCCTACGACCGATTCAACCGTGCCTTCCACGAGGCGCTCTACACGGCGACCCATAACGGCTTCATGGCCGAGCAGGCCCTGGCGATCCGCGAGCGGCTGGCCGCGTTCCGGCGCACGCAGCTCCGCCATGCCGACCGGATCCGCCGCTCGCGGGAGGAGCACGGCGAGATCCTGGCGGCGATCGCCGAGGGCGACGGCGAGACGGCCGCCCGGCGCATGCGCGCCCACATGCTCCGGGCCGCGGCGGCGCTGGGGCGCTACATCGCCGAGACGGAGTGA
- a CDS encoding carboxymuconolactone decarboxylase family protein yields MATVKLWSDAEADADARVSAVFADIRATRGSDVVNNFWRGLANDPALLERTWSALKTVMGPGTLDPLTKELVYIAVSIANGCPYCIHSHTAAARAKGLTEGQHGEFLAVVGMANQTNALVNGMQIPIDAAFRVEEGP; encoded by the coding sequence GTGGCGACCGTGAAACTCTGGTCCGATGCCGAGGCCGACGCCGACGCGCGCGTCAGCGCGGTCTTTGCGGACATCCGGGCGACCCGGGGATCCGACGTCGTCAACAATTTCTGGCGCGGCCTCGCCAACGATCCCGCGCTGCTCGAGCGGACTTGGTCCGCCCTGAAGACCGTCATGGGGCCGGGGACCCTCGATCCCCTGACCAAGGAACTGGTCTACATCGCGGTCTCGATCGCCAATGGCTGCCCGTACTGCATCCACTCCCACACCGCGGCTGCGCGGGCCAAGGGCTTGACGGAGGGCCAGCACGGCGAATTCCTGGCGGTGGTCGGGATGGCCAACCAGACGAACGCGCTGGTCAACGGTATGCAGATCCCCATCGATGCCGCCTTCAGAGTGGAGGAAGGTCCATGA
- a CDS encoding cupin domain-containing protein — MSSASGTEKQGFRVVHESAPFRGKQGHIYRPAISAEAVGSRALHMQLLEIPPGERAHAHKHEHHETAIYVLSGVSGCFWGERLENHAIAGAGEFVYIAADVPHLPYNRSQTEPVTAVIARTDPNEQESVVLLPHLEAGVDWSKAEA; from the coding sequence ATGAGTTCCGCGTCCGGCACGGAGAAGCAGGGGTTCCGGGTGGTGCACGAGAGTGCGCCGTTCCGCGGCAAGCAGGGACACATCTACCGGCCGGCGATCTCGGCCGAGGCCGTGGGTTCGCGGGCGCTGCACATGCAGCTCCTGGAGATCCCGCCCGGTGAGCGGGCCCACGCCCACAAGCACGAGCACCACGAGACGGCGATCTACGTGCTGTCGGGCGTGTCGGGCTGCTTCTGGGGGGAGCGGCTGGAGAACCACGCGATCGCGGGCGCCGGCGAGTTCGTCTACATCGCCGCCGACGTGCCGCACCTGCCCTACAACCGCAGCCAGACGGAGCCGGTCACGGCCGTGATCGCCCGGACGGACCCGAACGAGCAGGAGAGCGTCGTCCTGCTGCCGCACCTCGAGGCGGGCGTCGACTGGTCGAAGGCCGAGGCCTAG
- a CDS encoding NmrA family NAD(P)-binding protein yields the protein MTRTDYPSYFVTGATGQLGRQVIAALLERIPAGAVVAGARDIEGESARSLRSLGVAVRRADYADPTSLDAAFQGIQRLLLISSSEIGRRVAQHRNVIDSAGRTGVGLIAYTSVLHADTSALALAEEHRQTERLLADSGVPFVVLRNGWYTENYAAGIAPALAHGAVLGCAGDGRIASAARVDYAAAAAAVLTAEGQGGRIYELAGDESYTLTEFAAAIAAAAGRPVAYRDLPQAEYRAALVAAGIPSDFAALLADSDAAAARGALDDDTRQLSALIGRPTTPYRSTVHDAVARL from the coding sequence ATGACGCGGACCGATTATCCGAGCTACTTCGTGACCGGCGCCACGGGCCAGCTCGGCCGACAGGTCATCGCGGCGCTCCTGGAGCGCATCCCGGCCGGCGCGGTGGTGGCCGGCGCGCGGGACATCGAGGGCGAGTCGGCTCGCAGCCTGCGAAGCCTGGGCGTCGCGGTCCGCCGGGCCGACTACGCCGATCCGACGAGTCTGGACGCGGCGTTTCAGGGCATCCAGCGCCTCCTGCTGATCTCGTCGAGCGAGATCGGCCGGCGCGTGGCGCAGCATCGCAACGTCATCGACAGTGCCGGACGGACCGGTGTCGGTCTGATCGCCTACACGAGCGTCCTGCACGCCGACACGTCGGCCCTCGCCCTGGCCGAGGAGCATCGCCAGACCGAGCGGCTGCTCGCGGATTCCGGCGTGCCGTTCGTCGTGTTGCGCAACGGCTGGTACACGGAGAACTACGCCGCCGGCATCGCGCCGGCGCTCGCCCACGGCGCCGTCCTCGGCTGCGCGGGCGACGGGCGGATCGCCTCGGCCGCGCGGGTCGATTACGCGGCGGCGGCGGCGGCTGTTCTCACCGCCGAGGGGCAGGGCGGCCGCATCTACGAGCTGGCGGGCGACGAGTCCTACACGCTGACCGAGTTCGCGGCGGCGATCGCCGCCGCGGCAGGCAGACCGGTCGCGTACCGCGATCTGCCGCAGGCGGAGTACCGGGCGGCGCTCGTGGCCGCCGGGATACCGTCAGACTTCGCCGCGCTGCTCGCCGACTCGGACGCGGCCGCGGCCCGCGGCGCGCTAGACGACGACACGCGTCAGCTGAGCGCGCTGATCGGCAGGCCGACGACGCCCTACAGGTCCACGGTGCACGACGCCGTCGCGCGCCTCTGA